The Pseudosulfitobacter pseudonitzschiae genome includes a region encoding these proteins:
- a CDS encoding ABC transporter ATP-binding protein: MFKYFENLVDPYAPFAETNTPPTRLWPFMRAYAKPFKTVFILAGILSIVIAAIEIGLIYYMGRVVDLLQGAPAEVWAANKVELIAVAIFILTLRPLIQLLDVMLLNNTIIVNFGTLIRWRAHKHVLRQSVGWFENDFAGRIANRIMQTPPAAGEVVFQVFDAISYSLAYMIGAAILLSSSDARLLLPLVIWMVLYGMLIVWTTKRVGPASKAASDARSTVTGRVVDAYTNIHSVKMFAHHDSELDYAKDAIEKTRKTFQTEMRIYTTMDFSLVLLNGLLIVGVVGWAIALWVQGQASVGTVAAATALALRLNAMTGWIMWALTTFFRELGVVAEGMETIAQPVTLVDAPDAKPLVLTDGRIELKALTHHYGRDYGGLEALDLTIQPGEKVGLVGRSGAGKSTLVKLLLRFYDPESGRIEIDGQDVTQVTQDSLRLNVGMVQQESSLLHRSVRENILYGRPDASEAEMIAAAKQAEAHEFITTLTDPSGNIGYDAQVGERGVKLSGGQRQRVTLARVILKNAPILLLDEATSALDSEVEEAIQRTLYKMMEGKTVIAIAHRLSTIAEMDRILVLDGGKIIEDGSHDALLAKGGLYSEFWARQSGGFLNPEAVT, translated from the coding sequence ATGTTCAAATACTTCGAAAACCTCGTCGACCCCTATGCACCTTTTGCTGAAACTAACACACCGCCCACGCGGTTGTGGCCGTTCATGCGCGCCTATGCCAAACCGTTCAAAACGGTTTTCATTCTTGCGGGCATTCTGTCCATCGTCATTGCCGCGATCGAGATTGGATTGATCTACTATATGGGGCGGGTCGTTGATCTGCTTCAGGGTGCGCCAGCCGAAGTATGGGCCGCCAACAAGGTTGAACTGATCGCGGTTGCGATCTTTATCCTGACGCTGCGCCCACTGATCCAGTTGCTGGACGTGATGCTGTTGAACAATACAATAATCGTCAATTTTGGCACGCTGATCCGCTGGCGGGCACACAAACACGTTTTGCGTCAGTCTGTTGGCTGGTTCGAGAACGACTTTGCCGGACGGATCGCCAACCGTATTATGCAAACGCCCCCCGCCGCGGGTGAGGTGGTGTTTCAGGTGTTTGACGCGATTTCCTATTCGCTGGCGTATATGATCGGCGCTGCGATCTTGCTGTCTTCCTCTGATGCGCGGCTGTTGCTGCCGCTGGTGATCTGGATGGTGCTTTATGGCATGTTGATCGTCTGGACGACCAAACGGGTCGGCCCCGCGTCCAAGGCGGCGTCGGATGCGCGCAGTACGGTCACGGGGCGTGTGGTTGATGCCTATACCAACATCCATTCAGTCAAGATGTTTGCCCATCATGACAGCGAGCTGGACTATGCCAAGGACGCGATCGAGAAGACGCGCAAGACCTTCCAGACCGAGATGCGGATTTACACCACGATGGATTTCTCGCTGGTGCTGCTGAATGGTCTGCTGATTGTCGGCGTTGTTGGCTGGGCGATTGCGTTGTGGGTGCAGGGGCAGGCGTCGGTTGGTACTGTTGCTGCGGCGACGGCGCTGGCGCTGCGGCTGAATGCGATGACGGGCTGGATCATGTGGGCGCTGACCACCTTCTTTCGCGAGCTGGGTGTCGTGGCCGAAGGGATGGAAACGATTGCACAGCCTGTAACGCTGGTAGATGCGCCAGACGCCAAACCGTTGGTTCTGACCGATGGCCGGATCGAACTGAAGGCGCTGACACACCATTACGGGCGGGACTATGGCGGGCTAGAAGCGCTTGATCTAACAATCCAGCCCGGTGAAAAAGTTGGCCTTGTCGGGCGGTCGGGTGCGGGGAAATCGACATTGGTAAAATTGCTGCTGCGGTTTTATGATCCCGAAAGCGGACGGATCGAGATTGACGGTCAGGACGTCACGCAGGTCACGCAGGATAGTCTGCGGTTGAACGTCGGCATGGTGCAGCAGGAAAGCAGCCTGTTGCACCGGTCAGTCCGCGAAAACATACTCTATGGCAGACCCGACGCAAGCGAGGCCGAAATGATCGCAGCAGCCAAACAAGCCGAGGCGCACGAGTTCATCACCACGCTGACCGACCCCAGTGGCAACATCGGCTATGATGCACAGGTGGGCGAGCGCGGCGTAAAGCTGTCGGGCGGTCAACGTCAGCGGGTGACACTGGCGCGGGTGATCCTGAAGAACGCGCCGATCCTGCTGCTGGACGAGGCCACCAGCGCGCTGGACAGTGAAGTCGAGGAAGCGATTCAGAGAACGCTTTACAAGATGATGGAGGGCAAAACGGTGATCGCCATTGCCCACCGCCTGTCCACCATTGCCGAAATGGACCGTATTCTGGTTCTGGATGGCGGCAAGATCATCGAAGATGGAAGCCATGACGCGCTTTTGGCCAAGGGCGGTCTATATAGCGAATTCTGGGCGCGCCAATCGGGCGGGTTCCTGAACCCCGAGGCTGTGACATGA
- a CDS encoding argininosuccinate synthase: MSAPKKVVLAYSGGLDTSIILKWLQTEYGCEVVTFTADLGQGEELEPARAKAELMGASSIYIEDLREEFVRDFVFPMFRANALYEGLYLLGTSIARPLISKRLVEIAEKEGADAVAHGATGKGNDQVRFELAAYALNPDIKVIAPWREWDLTSRTKLIDFAEKNQIPIAKDKRGEAPFSVDANLLHTSSEGKVLEDPAQDAPDYVYQRTVAPEDAPNTPEYIEVGFEKGDAVSINGEAMSPATVLTKLNELGGKHGIGRLDLVEGRFVGMKSRGIYETPGGTILLEAHRGIEQITLDRGAAHLKDELMPRYAELIYNGFWFSPEREMLQALIDRSQEHVTGTVRLKLYKGLARTVGRWSEHSLYSEAHVTFEDDAGAYDQKDAAGFIQLNALRLKLLAARDRRLKS; encoded by the coding sequence ATGAGCGCGCCAAAGAAAGTAGTGCTGGCCTATTCCGGCGGCCTCGACACCTCGATTATCCTGAAATGGCTGCAAACCGAATACGGTTGCGAAGTCGTCACCTTTACCGCTGATCTGGGTCAGGGCGAAGAGCTGGAGCCCGCACGGGCCAAGGCCGAGCTGATGGGTGCGTCGTCGATTTATATCGAAGACCTGCGCGAAGAATTCGTGCGAGATTTCGTTTTCCCGATGTTCCGCGCCAATGCGCTGTACGAAGGGCTGTACCTGCTGGGCACATCCATCGCACGGCCGCTGATTTCAAAGCGTCTGGTCGAGATTGCTGAAAAAGAAGGTGCCGATGCGGTGGCCCATGGTGCCACGGGCAAGGGCAACGATCAGGTGCGGTTCGAACTGGCAGCTTATGCGCTGAACCCCGACATCAAAGTGATCGCGCCATGGCGTGAATGGGATTTAACCAGCCGCACCAAGCTGATCGACTTTGCCGAGAAAAACCAGATTCCGATCGCCAAGGACAAACGCGGCGAAGCGCCGTTTTCGGTTGATGCGAACCTGTTGCACACCTCGTCCGAGGGCAAAGTGCTGGAAGACCCCGCGCAGGACGCGCCCGATTACGTCTATCAGCGTACCGTCGCCCCAGAGGATGCGCCAAATACGCCCGAATACATCGAAGTCGGTTTTGAGAAGGGCGATGCAGTCTCTATTAACGGCGAAGCGATGTCGCCTGCGACGGTTCTGACCAAGCTGAACGAACTGGGCGGCAAGCACGGCATTGGCCGTCTTGATCTGGTTGAGGGTCGTTTTGTCGGCATGAAATCGCGCGGCATCTACGAAACGCCAGGCGGCACCATCCTGCTGGAAGCGCACCGCGGGATTGAACAGATCACGCTGGACCGCGGCGCTGCCCACCTGAAAGACGAATTGATGCCGCGCTATGCGGAACTGATCTATAACGGATTCTGGTTCTCACCCGAGCGCGAGATGCTGCAAGCGTTGATCGACCGCAGCCAAGAGCATGTGACAGGCACTGTCCGCTTGAAGCTGTACAAAGGTTTGGCGCGCACGGTGGGCCGCTGGTCTGAACACAGCCTCTATTCAGAAGCGCACGTAACCTTTGAAGATGACGCAGGCGCCTATGACCAGAAAGACGCCGCAGGGTTCATTCAGTTGAACGCCCTGCGACTGAAGCTGCTGGCGGCACGGGATCGTCGCCTTAAATCCTAA
- a CDS encoding PP2C family protein-serine/threonine phosphatase, which yields MQSPAPSSSPEHHSDAPRRRRLALIVDDSRLQRRILSTSVRAWGFNVIEAASGDAALEMCREVTPDLVLSDWMMPGMNGLEFCDAFRKLGGDDYGYFILLTSKSEKEEVACGLEAGADDFVSKPVDLNELRARITAGDRILQMQRELTGKNHLISQTLLELQRLYDSIDKDLLEAKKLQQSLVRERSVAFDQGHVSLLLRPSGHVGGDLVGFFRSGDGHLGLYAIDVSGHGISSALMTARLAGYLSSTAPDQNVALMPNGDGTYRIRPPLAVMRAINNLVLNEMDTEHYFTMILADVDLATGKVALAQAGHPHPVVQRSDGRIEQISPGGFPVGLIHDAEFSQFDLHLGAGDRLLLCSDGVTECPNDAGDLLDEGGLEAIMRDLQGVNGPSFFEALIWKLSEFAGNQDFPDDVSGVLFEYQTELEA from the coding sequence ATGCAGTCCCCCGCCCCGTCATCTTCGCCGGAGCACCACAGCGACGCACCCCGGCGGCGGCGATTGGCGTTGATCGTAGACGACAGCCGCCTGCAACGTCGCATCCTCAGCACATCCGTGCGCGCGTGGGGCTTCAACGTGATTGAAGCTGCGTCGGGTGATGCTGCGCTGGAAATGTGCCGCGAGGTGACCCCCGATCTGGTCCTCAGTGACTGGATGATGCCGGGGATGAACGGGCTGGAATTTTGCGATGCCTTTCGCAAGCTTGGGGGGGACGATTACGGCTATTTTATCCTTCTGACCTCGAAGTCGGAAAAAGAGGAAGTGGCCTGCGGGCTTGAAGCGGGTGCCGACGATTTTGTCAGCAAGCCGGTAGATTTGAACGAGTTGCGCGCCCGGATCACGGCAGGCGACCGTATTTTGCAGATGCAACGCGAACTGACAGGCAAGAACCACCTGATTTCGCAAACCCTGCTTGAGCTTCAGCGCCTCTATGACAGCATCGACAAGGATCTGCTCGAGGCGAAAAAGCTTCAGCAATCTTTGGTGCGCGAACGCTCGGTCGCCTTTGATCAGGGGCATGTGTCGCTGCTTTTGCGGCCCAGCGGCCATGTGGGCGGCGATCTGGTGGGGTTCTTCCGGTCGGGCGACGGGCACCTTGGGCTTTATGCCATTGATGTATCGGGCCACGGGATCAGTTCGGCGCTGATGACGGCGCGACTGGCGGGTTATCTTTCGTCTACGGCGCCTGATCAAAACGTGGCGCTGATGCCCAACGGCGACGGCACCTATCGCATCCGCCCGCCGCTGGCGGTCATGCGGGCGATTAACAACCTTGTACTTAATGAAATGGACACCGAGCATTATTTTACGATGATCCTTGCCGATGTCGATCTGGCCACCGGCAAGGTTGCGTTGGCGCAGGCGGGGCATCCGCATCCTGTGGTGCAGCGCAGCGATGGCCGCATCGAACAGATTAGCCCTGGCGGCTTTCCCGTGGGGCTGATCCACGACGCCGAATTTTCGCAGTTTGACCTGCATCTTGGGGCAGGGGACAGGCTGTTGTTGTGTTCGGACGGCGTTACAGAATGTCCAAACGATGCTGGCGATCTGCTGGACGAGGGCGGGCTAGAGGCGATCATGCGCGATCTTCAGGGGGTCAATGGCCCTTCATTCTTCGAGGCGCTGATCTGGAAGCTGAGCGAATTTGCTGGCAATCAGGATTTTCCGGATGACGTGTCGGGTGTGCTTTTTGAATATCAGACCGAACTTGAGGCATAG
- the ilvA gene encoding threonine ammonia-lyase IlvA, producing the protein MTFKDDARAATAAMRSVFPATPLLRNDLLSARYDADIWLKREDLSPVRSYKLRGAFNAMRKVIPGQTVFVCASAGNHAQGVAFMCRHFGVRGVIFMPVTTPQQKVQKTRMFGGDAVEVKLIGDYFDNTLASAQAFCAQEGAHFLSPFDDEDVIEGQASVAVEIEEQLGRVPDRIVLPVGGGGLSSGVYSYFGGDTRYTFVEPSGAKSLAAAVEVGQPTEVKPVNTFVDGAAVATIGVRTFARLRGIDRSDVIDLSEDRICTTILEMLNVEGIVLEPAGALSIEALGDLRDEIRGKTVVCVASGGNFDFERLPEVKERAQRYSGVKKYFILRLPQRPGALKDFLSLLGPNDDIARFEYLKKSARNFGSVLIGIETSAPENFTDFFARLDAGGFAYTDITNNETVAQFVI; encoded by the coding sequence ATGACGTTCAAAGATGATGCACGGGCTGCCACCGCCGCGATGCGCAGCGTATTTCCCGCGACCCCGCTGTTGCGCAACGATCTGCTGTCGGCCCGTTATGACGCTGATATCTGGTTGAAACGTGAAGACCTTAGCCCTGTGCGGTCCTACAAGCTGCGCGGTGCGTTCAATGCGATGCGCAAGGTCATTCCGGGCCAAACAGTTTTTGTCTGTGCCTCTGCGGGCAACCACGCGCAGGGCGTGGCGTTCATGTGCCGCCATTTTGGCGTGCGCGGTGTGATCTTTATGCCAGTGACGACACCTCAGCAAAAGGTGCAAAAGACACGCATGTTTGGCGGTGACGCAGTCGAGGTGAAGCTGATTGGTGACTATTTCGACAATACGCTGGCCTCGGCGCAGGCGTTTTGCGCGCAAGAGGGGGCGCATTTCCTGTCGCCCTTCGACGACGAGGATGTGATCGAAGGCCAAGCCTCGGTTGCAGTCGAGATCGAGGAACAGTTGGGCCGTGTGCCGGATCGTATCGTGCTGCCCGTGGGCGGTGGCGGATTGTCGTCGGGCGTTTACAGTTATTTCGGGGGCGACACGCGCTATACCTTTGTCGAACCTTCCGGTGCTAAAAGTCTGGCAGCGGCGGTCGAGGTTGGTCAACCGACCGAGGTGAAGCCGGTCAATACATTCGTTGACGGGGCAGCCGTTGCTACCATCGGTGTGCGGACGTTCGCGCGGCTGCGCGGTATCGACCGCAGTGATGTGATCGACCTGTCTGAAGATCGCATCTGCACCACGATTCTGGAAATGCTGAACGTCGAAGGTATCGTTCTGGAACCCGCAGGTGCGCTGTCCATCGAGGCGCTGGGCGATCTGCGGGACGAGATTCGGGGCAAAACTGTGGTCTGTGTCGCTTCTGGTGGGAATTTCGATTTCGAGCGTCTGCCCGAGGTCAAGGAACGGGCGCAGCGGTACTCTGGCGTCAAAAAATACTTTATCCTGCGGCTGCCGCAGCGTCCCGGTGCGCTAAAGGATTTCCTGTCGCTTTTGGGGCCGAACGACGACATTGCGCGGTTTGAATATCTGAAGAAATCGGCGCGCAACTTCGGTTCGGTCCTGATCGGGATCGAAACCAGCGCGCCCGAGAATTTCACCGATTTCTTTGCACGGCTGGATGCGGGCGGGTTTGCCTATACGGACATCACCAACAACGAAACTGTAGCACAATTTGTCATCTAG
- a CDS encoding SDR family NAD(P)-dependent oxidoreductase gives MDFQGKVVVVTGGASGIGAAMVRKFAALGAQTCVADLDMDAAQALADHVGGMAMRCDVTSEGDIIAMCNGVTATLGPIDVFVSNAGLGRGQPSHAASATNETWMLNWNVHVMAHVYAARALLPQMIERGSGYFVNVASAAGLLNQIGDAAYSATKHAAVSFAESLAISHGNDGIGVSVLCPQYVATPLIDLSDADAAHHVSLMTADDVAQSTIDGITGKQFRILSHPVVSEYVKARALDPDGWLEGMRRLKAKAERELGQAGIKDFYKLV, from the coding sequence ATGGATTTTCAGGGCAAAGTTGTCGTCGTCACCGGCGGGGCCAGCGGCATTGGCGCGGCGATGGTACGGAAGTTCGCGGCGCTGGGTGCGCAGACCTGCGTGGCTGATCTGGATATGGATGCAGCCCAGGCGCTGGCCGATCATGTGGGCGGTATGGCAATGCGCTGCGATGTGACGTCCGAGGGTGACATTATAGCAATGTGCAATGGTGTTACTGCGACTTTGGGCCCGATTGATGTGTTTGTGTCAAACGCGGGTCTTGGCCGTGGTCAGCCCAGCCACGCAGCGTCAGCGACTAATGAGACATGGATGCTGAACTGGAATGTACATGTGATGGCGCATGTTTATGCGGCACGCGCATTGCTGCCGCAGATGATCGAACGCGGCTCGGGATATTTCGTTAATGTCGCTTCGGCGGCGGGGTTGCTGAACCAGATTGGCGATGCGGCCTATTCGGCAACGAAACACGCCGCCGTCAGTTTTGCCGAATCGCTGGCGATCAGCCACGGTAATGACGGGATTGGCGTGTCGGTGCTGTGCCCACAGTATGTGGCGACGCCGCTGATTGATCTGTCGGATGCGGATGCTGCACATCATGTGTCATTGATGACGGCAGATGACGTGGCGCAATCCACCATTGACGGGATCACCGGCAAACAGTTCCGAATTCTGTCGCACCCCGTGGTCAGCGAATACGTCAAGGCGCGCGCGCTGGACCCCGATGGCTGGCTGGAAGGTATGCGCAGGCTAAAGGCCAAGGCCGAACGTGAGTTGGGACAGGCGGGCATCAAGGATTTCTACAAGCTGGTCTAA
- a CDS encoding CCA tRNA nucleotidyltransferase — protein sequence MDRPDDMKLPADVPWLNDAGALALCSTLESAGFQALFVGGCVRNAVMGIAASDIDIATDATPDEVQKVCKAAGFKTIPTGIDHGTLTVVIGSEPYEVTTFRNDVTTNGRHAVVAFSTHVVEDARRRDFTMNALYARSDGTLVDPLGGLPDALARRVIFINDAAARIREDYLRILRFFRFSAWYADPVHGFDADALAAIAEHLDGLAQLSAERVGSEMTKLLGAPDPAPAVAVMERVGVLPRLLCGAQARWLAPLIHAESMLDLSPDPMRRLVVLGGEDVAERLRLSKADARKTQLLGELVGTAVGAAELGYRYGLATALDVIALRAALFETPLNKGDAAAATRGSAAKFPVAAHDLMPALHGPALGAKLKELETRWIASGFILTRAQLLG from the coding sequence ATGGACCGACCGGATGATATGAAATTGCCCGCTGATGTGCCTTGGCTGAACGATGCCGGGGCGCTGGCGTTGTGTTCAACGTTAGAATCTGCGGGATTTCAGGCGTTGTTTGTGGGTGGCTGTGTGCGCAATGCCGTTATGGGCATTGCAGCCAGCGATATTGATATTGCCACAGACGCAACGCCTGACGAGGTTCAAAAGGTCTGCAAAGCGGCGGGGTTCAAGACAATCCCGACAGGCATTGATCATGGCACCCTGACCGTTGTGATCGGCAGTGAACCCTATGAGGTCACTACTTTTCGCAACGATGTCACGACCAATGGCCGTCACGCCGTTGTCGCGTTTTCGACTCACGTGGTCGAGGACGCCCGACGGCGCGATTTCACGATGAATGCGCTTTATGCGCGGTCTGATGGAACGCTGGTTGATCCGCTGGGTGGTTTGCCCGATGCGTTGGCGCGTCGGGTGATCTTTATCAACGATGCTGCGGCCCGCATCCGCGAGGATTATCTGCGCATTCTGCGGTTTTTCCGGTTTTCGGCTTGGTACGCCGACCCGGTGCATGGCTTTGATGCGGATGCACTGGCGGCAATTGCCGAACATCTGGACGGATTGGCGCAACTCTCTGCCGAGCGCGTCGGGTCCGAGATGACAAAGCTGTTGGGTGCACCCGATCCCGCGCCCGCCGTTGCGGTGATGGAGCGTGTCGGGGTGCTGCCGCGATTGTTGTGTGGCGCACAGGCGCGGTGGCTGGCGCCGTTGATCCACGCCGAATCCATGCTTGACCTGTCACCTGATCCGATGCGCCGTCTGGTAGTTCTGGGGGGCGAGGATGTGGCCGAGCGTCTGCGTTTGTCCAAGGCGGATGCGCGTAAAACCCAGTTGCTGGGTGAACTGGTTGGCACAGCCGTAGGCGCGGCAGAACTGGGTTACCGGTACGGTCTGGCCACAGCACTGGACGTGATCGCTTTGCGGGCTGCGTTGTTCGAAACCCCTTTAAACAAGGGCGATGCGGCGGCAGCGACACGTGGCAGCGCGGCAAAGTTTCCGGTCGCTGCGCATGACCTGATGCCCGCCCTGCACGGCCCTGCACTGGGTGCGAAATTGAAAGAACTGGAAACGCGCTGGATCGCTTCCGGTTTTATCCTGACCCGCGCGCAGCTTTTGGGCTGA
- a CDS encoding HAD family hydrolase: MKTKRIAMWSGPRNLSTAMMYSFGARVDCKVVDEPFYAAYLHASGIEHPMQAEILAAQPIDGYKVAETLVSPVSEPVFYQKHMAHHMVTGVPRDWMKQVTNVFLIRHPARVLASYAQKREGPSLNDIGFVQQATLFDAAQSPVVIDSADIRDNPEGMLRALCDAIGIEWDAGMLNWSAGGHADDGVWASHWYGAVHQSTGFAGSEGPLPDLPPEYQDIANAAMPHYIRMAEKKLRI; the protein is encoded by the coding sequence ATGAAAACCAAACGGATCGCAATGTGGTCGGGGCCACGCAACCTGTCCACTGCCATGATGTACAGCTTTGGTGCACGGGTGGATTGTAAGGTTGTGGACGAACCGTTTTACGCGGCATACCTGCATGCGTCCGGTATCGAACATCCCATGCAAGCCGAGATTCTGGCAGCTCAGCCGATTGACGGTTACAAGGTCGCTGAAACGCTGGTTTCCCCCGTGTCAGAGCCTGTATTTTACCAAAAGCACATGGCCCATCATATGGTCACCGGTGTCCCGCGCGACTGGATGAAGCAGGTCACCAACGTGTTTCTAATCCGTCATCCTGCCCGCGTTCTGGCCAGCTATGCGCAAAAACGCGAGGGGCCAAGTCTGAACGATATCGGCTTTGTCCAGCAGGCCACGCTGTTTGATGCAGCGCAGTCGCCAGTGGTGATCGACTCCGCCGACATTCGCGACAACCCCGAGGGGATGCTGCGCGCGCTGTGCGACGCCATCGGGATAGAGTGGGATGCGGGAATGTTGAATTGGTCTGCCGGGGGTCATGCCGACGACGGTGTTTGGGCATCGCACTGGTATGGCGCAGTGCATCAGTCAACAGGGTTTGCAGGGTCCGAGGGCCCGCTGCCGGATTTGCCGCCCGAATATCAGGACATCGCCAATGCAGCGATGCCCCATTATATTCGGATGGCAGAGAAAAAGCTTAGGATTTAA
- a CDS encoding Hpt domain-containing protein has translation MIDWTQVTALRDQIGANEMDEVIALFIEEVEEVTERLRRSRATSNLEHDLHFLKSCALNLGFSDFSALCQTGERMARQGQADQVDIPQMLHSYSKSKACFLAQKDSVLAA, from the coding sequence ATGATTGACTGGACTCAGGTAACCGCGCTGCGCGACCAAATCGGCGCCAACGAAATGGACGAGGTAATCGCCCTGTTTATCGAAGAGGTGGAAGAGGTGACTGAGCGACTGCGTCGGTCACGGGCCACGTCCAATCTTGAACATGACCTACATTTTTTGAAAAGTTGCGCGCTGAACTTAGGGTTTTCCGATTTCTCGGCCCTGTGCCAGACTGGCGAACGGATGGCCCGACAGGGGCAAGCCGATCAAGTGGACATCCCGCAGATGCTGCACAGCTATAGCAAGTCCAAGGCGTGTTTTCTGGCCCAGAAAGACAGCGTGCTGGCCGCTTAG
- a CDS encoding NUDIX domain-containing protein, whose translation MIRRVGPPPIKDRKYTQRSGAYAILPVRGGVLLTGQQGDWLDIQLPGGGIDPGESPQQTLHREVREETGWAIAQPLRLGAFRRFVYMPEYDMWAEKLCTVFVARPTRRISDPIEPDHVSLVLPWAEAIASIGNDGDRLFLQRYASSSV comes from the coding sequence ATGATCCGTCGTGTCGGACCACCCCCGATCAAGGATCGGAAATACACACAGCGTTCCGGCGCCTATGCGATTTTACCGGTACGAGGTGGCGTCTTGCTGACCGGACAGCAGGGCGACTGGCTGGACATTCAATTGCCGGGTGGCGGCATTGATCCCGGCGAATCCCCGCAACAGACCCTGCACCGCGAAGTGCGCGAGGAAACCGGTTGGGCGATTGCACAGCCCCTGCGACTGGGTGCTTTCCGGCGGTTTGTTTATATGCCCGAGTACGATATGTGGGCCGAAAAACTGTGTACGGTTTTTGTCGCCCGCCCGACCCGGCGCATTTCCGATCCGATTGAACCCGACCACGTGTCGTTGGTGCTACCATGGGCCGAGGCGATTGCAAGCATCGGCAACGATGGCGACCGGTTGTTCCTTCAGCGCTATGCCTCAAGTTCGGTCTGA
- a CDS encoding Hsp33 family molecular chaperone HslO — MTLGNQLVWDDTVLPFQLDASDIRGRVARLDGVLGGILKQHDYPAQVEALVAEMALLTALIGQTIKLRWKLSLQVQSKGAVRMIATDYYGPTEEGEPARIRAYASYDADRLTDGAPFENVGEGYFAVIIDQGQDMAPYQGISPLVGPTLSSCAEVYFAQSEQLPTRFQLSFGKSTEGNGEEHWRAGGVMLQHMPEASPLMAKVKGEGDILKPSDLLSDDKHENWRRVNILLDTVEDLELIGPQVPPNDLLLRLFHEELPRVFDPQAVRFGCTCSEARVRQSLSIYSARDIETMTTDDGRVTADCQFCGAHYDLDPKTVGFDAEAGPSDV; from the coding sequence ATGACTCTCGGAAACCAACTCGTGTGGGACGACACGGTCCTGCCTTTTCAGCTTGATGCCTCGGACATTCGTGGCCGCGTGGCGCGGCTGGACGGTGTATTGGGCGGAATTCTCAAACAACATGACTACCCCGCTCAGGTTGAAGCGTTGGTCGCCGAGATGGCGCTACTGACCGCGTTGATCGGCCAAACCATCAAACTGCGTTGGAAGCTGTCGCTGCAAGTGCAGTCCAAAGGCGCTGTGCGGATGATCGCAACAGACTACTACGGCCCGACCGAAGAGGGAGAGCCCGCACGCATCCGCGCCTATGCCAGCTACGATGCCGACCGGCTGACCGACGGCGCACCGTTTGAAAATGTGGGCGAAGGTTACTTTGCCGTCATCATCGACCAAGGTCAGGACATGGCCCCCTATCAGGGTATCTCGCCATTGGTGGGGCCGACGTTGTCCTCCTGTGCCGAGGTGTATTTTGCACAGTCCGAACAGTTGCCGACCCGGTTCCAACTGAGCTTTGGCAAAAGCACCGAAGGCAACGGTGAAGAGCATTGGCGCGCAGGGGGTGTGATGTTGCAGCACATGCCCGAGGCTTCGCCGCTGATGGCCAAGGTCAAAGGCGAGGGGGACATCCTCAAGCCGTCCGATTTGCTATCGGATGACAAACACGAAAACTGGCGTCGCGTGAACATCTTGCTGGACACGGTGGAAGATCTGGAACTGATCGGCCCGCAAGTGCCGCCAAACGATCTGTTGCTGCGCCTGTTCCATGAAGAACTGCCGCGCGTGTTCGATCCGCAGGCCGTCCGCTTTGGTTGCACCTGTTCCGAAGCGCGTGTGCGTCAAAGCCTGTCAATCTATTCGGCACGCGACATCGAGACGATGACGACCGACGATGGCCGCGTGACCGCCGACTGCCAGTTCTGCGGGGCGCATTACGATCTGGACCCGAAGACAGTCGGCTTTGATGCAGAAGCGGGCCCAAGTGACGTTTGA
- a CDS encoding CoA pyrophosphatase has product MQKRAQVTFDLNDIKAALDRPGRPSSDFDMNPDVILPAGRKLRPAGVLAAVVDGVDGLDLILTTRSSALKHHPGQIAFPGGKQDDTDSDVTAAALREAHEEIGLPPELVQVLGTLPPHETSTGFLVTPVLAYVGNPFEILPETGEVAEVFRVPLAHVLNPENYITQSRRWRGAMRTYYTVPYGPYYIWGATARMLRVWTDRMI; this is encoded by the coding sequence ATGCAGAAGCGGGCCCAAGTGACGTTTGACCTGAATGATATCAAGGCCGCGCTGGACCGTCCGGGGCGGCCTTCGTCCGACTTTGATATGAACCCCGATGTGATCTTGCCAGCGGGGCGCAAGCTGCGTCCCGCCGGTGTGCTTGCAGCGGTGGTCGACGGGGTTGACGGGCTCGATTTGATCCTGACCACGCGATCTTCTGCGCTGAAACACCACCCGGGGCAGATCGCCTTTCCGGGGGGCAAGCAGGACGACACCGATTCAGACGTGACTGCCGCCGCCCTGCGCGAGGCGCACGAGGAAATCGGCCTGCCACCGGAGCTGGTGCAAGTGCTGGGCACCTTGCCCCCGCACGAGACAAGCACAGGGTTTCTGGTCACGCCGGTGCTGGCCTATGTCGGAAACCCGTTCGAGATTTTGCCCGAAACGGGCGAGGTGGCCGAGGTGTTTCGGGTGCCGCTGGCGCATGTTCTGAATCCCGAAAATTACATTACTCAATCGCGCCGTTGGCGTGGGGCGATGCGCACCTATTATACTGTTCCTTACGGACCCTATTACATCTGGGGTGCAACCGCGCGTATGTTGCGGGTATGGACCGACCGGATGATATGA